One stretch of Pandoraea oxalativorans DNA includes these proteins:
- a CDS encoding HAD family hydrolase → MSDTSPDRETGWPRAVLFDLLTALLDSWTVWNRAAGSETAGRTWRAEYLRRTYGCGAYVSYERLVREAAAHVGLPPSAPLALEAEWLTLPAWNGARELLLALRPHCKLGVVTNCSKTLGHRAAALLGIDWDVVVTSEEAGFYKPDPRPYRLALDKLGVDASDAAFVAGSGYDLFGTSAVGLRTFWHNRVGLSRPEGAPAPDSEAPTLAPALEWLRHFHTTA, encoded by the coding sequence ATGTCCGACACATCCCCCGACCGCGAGACCGGCTGGCCGCGCGCCGTGCTCTTCGACCTTCTGACCGCGCTGCTCGACTCGTGGACCGTGTGGAATCGCGCCGCCGGTAGCGAAACTGCGGGCCGGACGTGGCGCGCCGAGTATCTGCGCCGCACCTACGGCTGCGGTGCATATGTGAGCTACGAACGACTGGTGCGCGAGGCGGCAGCGCACGTCGGCCTGCCGCCGTCCGCGCCTCTCGCGCTCGAAGCCGAGTGGCTGACGCTTCCCGCCTGGAATGGCGCTCGCGAGTTGCTTCTGGCGCTTCGTCCGCACTGCAAACTGGGTGTCGTCACGAATTGTTCGAAAACGCTCGGACATCGAGCCGCCGCCTTGCTCGGCATCGACTGGGACGTCGTGGTGACGTCGGAGGAAGCCGGGTTCTACAAGCCCGATCCGCGCCCGTATCGTCTGGCGCTCGACAAACTCGGTGTCGACGCCAGCGATGCGGCCTTCGTCGCGGGTTCCGGTTACGACCTCTTCGGCACGTCGGCGGTGGGCCTGCGCACGTTCTGGCATAACCGTGTCGGCCTGTCGCGCCCCGAAGGTGCGCCCGCCCCCGACAGCGAAGCGCCCACGCTTGCACCTGCGCTCGAATGGCTTCGCCACTTCCACACCACCGCCTGA
- a CDS encoding DSD1 family PLP-dependent enzyme — translation MTSIHNIPLASLQTLETPAAVIDVPRMQHNIRRMQSRMDALGVRFRPHVKTSKCMEVAQAQIDAGATGITVSTLKEAARFFDDGVTDILYAVGMVASKLPAALALRRRGCDLKIITDSVASAQAIVAFGREYGETFDVWIEIDTDGHRSGIRPDEDALIDVARVLHDGGATLGGVMTHAGSSYDFDTPEALAAIAEQERAGCVLAATRLRDAGLPCPVVSVGSTPTALAAEHLDGVTEVRAGVYVFFDLVMHNVGVCTTDELALSVLTTVIGHQADKGWAIVDAGWMAMSRDRGTQKQKRDFGYGQVCRIDGSVVPGYVLSGANQEHGIVSREGEADPDIVARFPIGTLLRILPNHACATGAQFPEYHAIDPDRDVATWSRLHGW, via the coding sequence ATGACTTCGATCCACAACATTCCGCTCGCGTCGTTGCAGACGCTGGAAACACCTGCCGCCGTTATCGACGTGCCGCGTATGCAGCACAACATCCGCCGCATGCAATCGCGCATGGACGCGCTCGGCGTGCGATTCCGGCCGCACGTCAAAACCAGCAAGTGCATGGAGGTCGCGCAAGCGCAAATCGACGCTGGCGCCACGGGGATCACGGTGTCCACGCTCAAAGAGGCTGCGCGCTTTTTCGACGACGGCGTCACCGACATCCTCTATGCCGTAGGCATGGTGGCGAGCAAGTTGCCTGCGGCGCTGGCGTTGCGTCGCCGGGGTTGCGATCTGAAGATCATCACGGACAGTGTGGCTTCGGCGCAGGCCATCGTCGCCTTCGGGCGCGAGTATGGCGAGACGTTCGACGTGTGGATCGAGATCGATACGGACGGACACCGCTCGGGTATCCGTCCCGATGAAGACGCACTGATCGACGTCGCCCGCGTGCTGCACGACGGCGGCGCGACGCTCGGCGGCGTCATGACCCACGCCGGTTCGAGCTACGACTTCGACACGCCCGAAGCGCTCGCCGCCATCGCCGAACAGGAGCGCGCGGGCTGCGTGCTGGCGGCGACGCGTCTGCGCGATGCCGGTTTGCCGTGTCCGGTCGTGAGCGTCGGCTCGACGCCCACCGCGCTCGCCGCCGAACACCTCGACGGCGTGACGGAAGTGCGCGCCGGTGTGTATGTGTTCTTCGATCTGGTGATGCATAACGTCGGCGTGTGCACGACCGACGAGCTCGCGCTGAGCGTACTCACCACGGTGATCGGACATCAGGCGGACAAAGGCTGGGCCATCGTCGACGCTGGCTGGATGGCCATGAGCCGCGACCGTGGCACACAAAAGCAGAAGCGCGACTTCGGCTACGGGCAGGTTTGCCGCATCGACGGCAGTGTGGTGCCCGGCTATGTGCTGAGCGGTGCGAACCAGGAGCACGGCATTGTCTCGCGAGAGGGCGAAGCGGACCCGGATATTGTCGCGCGCTTCCCCATCGGCACGCTGCTGCGCATTCTGCCGAACCACGCGTGCGCCACAGGCGCGCAGTTTCCCGAGTACCACGCCATCGATCCGGATCGCGATGTCGCGACGTGGTCGCGTCTGCACGGCTGGTAA